Part of the Verrucomicrobiota bacterium genome is shown below.
GAACCCGATGCCTGCAGTCATCCAGGTTGCACCCAGCCCAACCGAGGCCGCCGGCGAGGCTGCACCAAGCCCGCTTCCGGCAGTCAGTCAAGCCGCGCCGAGCCCAACCGCAGTGGCCGCCGAAAAAACTCTGCCGGGCCCGGTTCCGGCGGTCAGCCAGGCTGCGTCCAGCCCGGCGGTTGCAGTTGACCAGCCTTCACCCGGCCCGGCGCCTGCAGTCAGTCCGGTCGCGCCAGGCCCGGCGCCGTTGGCCAACGAGACGACACCGGGTCCAACCCCTGCGGCGAACGGGGTTTCGCCCGGCTTGTTACCTGCACTCAGCGAGGCTGCGCCAGGGTCGACCCCCGCAGGTGCGGAAGGACTTGGTGAGGCCAGGCCCTACCTTGACGCCAAGGATTACGCAACGGCGCTGCCGCTCCTGCTGAAGGCCGCCGACGCCGGTGACACGGAGTCCATGAACCAGTTGGGCGAGCTGTATTGTTACAGCCGTGGGGTTCCCCAGGATTATGGCCGAGCCTATGAGTTGTACTCAAAAGCCGCCGAGGCCGGTAACGCGGCTGCGATGACTAACCTGGGGGGCCTGTACGAGAAAGGGTGGGGCAGACCTCAGGATTACACCCAGGCGCGCCTGTGGTACCAAAAGGCCGGCGAGGCCGGTGACGCGGAGGGCATGTACAGTTTGGCTTGGCTGTACCGCAAAGGCTGGGGCGGGGCTCAGGATTACACCCAGGCGCGCCAGTGGTTCCAGAAGGCGGCTGAGGCCGGCAACGCACCCGCGATGTACAACTTGGGCGGGTTGTACCGGAACGGCCAGGGTGGGGCGCGGGATTATGCCCAGGCGCGCCTGTGGTTCCAGAAGGCTGCCGAGGCCGGCAACGCACCTGCTATGGTTAATCTGGGCGTGCTGTACCGGAACGGTGAAGGCGGCCCCCGGGATTACGCCCAGGCGCGCCAATGGTTCCAGAAAGCCGCCGAGGCCGGCAACGCGTATGGCATGAGCAGCTTGGGCGAGCTCTACCGGAACGGCGAAGGCGGTCCCCGGGATTATGCCCGCGCACGCCAGTGGTTCCAGAAA
Proteins encoded:
- a CDS encoding SEL1-like repeat protein, giving the protein MPAVIQVAPSPTEAAGEAAPSPLPAVSQAAPSPTAVAAEKTLPGPVPAVSQAASSPAVAVDQPSPGPAPAVSPVAPGPAPLANETTPGPTPAANGVSPGLLPALSEAAPGSTPAGAEGLGEARPYLDAKDYATALPLLLKAADAGDTESMNQLGELYCYSRGVPQDYGRAYELYSKAAEAGNAAAMTNLGGLYEKGWGRPQDYTQARLWYQKAGEAGDAEGMYSLAWLYRKGWGGAQDYTQARQWFQKAAEAGNAPAMYNLGGLYRNGQGGARDYAQARLWFQKAAEAGNAPAMVNLGVLYRNGEGGPRDYAQARQWFQKAAEAGNAYGMSSLGELYRNGEGGPRDYARARQWFQKAAEDGNADAMANLGYLYHNGWGVRQDYVQARQWYQKAAAAGNTAAMYNLGVLYRNGQGVARDYAQAREWYQQAAGSGNADAKQALSKLPAKPGRWFWPWPWP